A stretch of DNA from Nonlabens ponticola:
ACAATGACAAGATCGAGATAGGATTAAATCATCTGCGCAGTGATCGCTACAGATTATCTATAGATGCCACACGGTATGATAAAGATCTATTCCTATATGATGCTGTGACTGATAATTATACGCCATTATCCAAATCGGAAAAAAGCTGGTATGCTTTTGACAAAAATGAAGATGATAACGACGCAGTAAATCGCTTTACCATTGTCTCAACTCAAAGCACGCTTTCTAATAGTGATTTTGAGTCACTCGACTTAACAGTGTATCCTAACCCAACTTCAGGCAAATTGTTTATTAGCGCTACAAGCCTATCCGGATTGACCACCATAAGTCTCACTAATTTGTTAGGTCAAGAAGTTTATAGCCATGAGATTACTGCCGTTGCAAACCAATCTATAGAAGTCCATTTACCAGCTAATATCAACACAGGTAATTTCATTCTTAAAGTGGTAAATGATGGACAAATAATGACAGAGAAAATCATTATCCAATAATCGCAATCAATGCGACTGATATAATAATCAAAGCCTATCCATATTGGTTAGGCTTTCTTTTTGATGGCTCACATACTCTTCCAACTCTGCCATGTATTGATCAAAATGCGATTGCAACACATTGTAATGCTTTTCAAGATCTATGGCAGCAAATTGCATCTTGCTTTTACCTCTTGTTCTCTTATTCATTTGATGTAGGATACGACTCATTCCTTCAACCGTACGATAGGAGTAGAGCCAATTATATTCAATCATTATAGGCAGGAATCGTTGAACTTTTGAAGGTAGTACGGCATAGTACTCCTTTAAATCGGCATAAAAATTTTCGGTAAAAGGCAGTAGTTGCATCTCGTTATATTCAGACCATTGAGCTGCTAGAAAATGATCATAAAATAGATCTATAATCACACTGCTCCACAAACCGTATTTAGGTCTAATGATCTCCTTACTTTGGGACACAATAGGATGCGAGTCTGTATAGGTGTCAATCTTGCGGTGTAGAATTATTCCATCTGAAACGCGTCTAGGAAACATCTTGAAGTTTTTACCACGCACGCTGTCGGCAATGAAATTACCTATGCGCAATTCCTTGTCATCACCTGATAGATAGACGTGAGCTAGATAATTCATGAGAGCTTTTGTGGTTGAGTGTGCATACACCTACATTTGTGGTAAATGTAAGATTCTTAAGCATGACACTCATAAAATCTATTTCAGGAATACGTGGCACCATAGGCGGCAGGCCATCAGACAATTTAACGCCCTTAGACGCCGTCAAATTTGCCAGCGCGTATGGTAAATGGATTAAAGAAGCTTCAGGTAAAAAATCACCTGTCGTAGTTATAGGTCGCGATGCGCGTATAAGTGGTGCTATGATACAGTCCTTAGTTCAAAATACTCTCATAGGAATGGGTTGCAATGTCGTAGATCTAGGTTTGAGCACCACACCAACTGTAGAAATAGCCGTACCAGCAGAGAAAGCCGATGGTGGCATTATCTTGACTGCGAGCCATAATCCTAAACAGTGGAACGCTCTCAAATTACTGAATAATAAAGGTGAGTTTCTTGATGGAGTAGAAGGTCAAAAAATTCTGGATGCAGCTGCTGCAGAAGATTTTGAATATGCAGAAGTCGATGATCTAGGAACCGTAAGTGAGCGAGATGATTACATTGACATACATATCCAACAAGTTCTTGACCTCAAAGAAGTTGAAGTTGAGGCTATTAAAAGTGCTGGATTTAAAGTAGTCGTAGACGGCGTTAATTCCACAGGTGGTATCGCTGTTCCAGCTTTGTGTAAAGCATTGGGCGTTGAGGTCATTGAGTTGTATTGCGATCCTACCGGACATTTCCCGCATAATCCAGAACCGCTCAAGGAACATTTGGGTGATTTATGTAAAGCGGTTGTTGAGCACGAGGCTGACTTTGGCATCACTGTCGATCCAGACGTTGACCGACTTGCATTTATTACCGAAGAAGGCGAGATGTTTGGTGAAGAATATACCTTGGTAGCGTGCGCCGATTTTATCTTGTCTCGTGTAAAAGGAAACACTGTAAGCAACCTATCATCCTCAAGAGCCTTACACGATGTTACCGTCAAACATGGCGGCACCTATACGGCTGCGGCTGTAGGTGAGGTGAATGTGGTTAAAAAAATGAAAGAAGTAAATGCGGTTATAGGAGGCGAAGGTAACGGTGGTATCATTTATCCAGACTCACACTATGGTCGAGATGCGTTGGTAGGAATAGCGCTATTCATGTCGTTACTTACTGAGAAGAAAGTTAAAGTAAGTGAATTACGCGCCAGCTACCCAAGCTATTTCATGGGTAAGAAAAAAGTTCAACTAACACCAGGAATGCCCGTGGATGCCATTCTTGAAGATGTAAAGCAACAGTATTTAAATGAAAATTTGACTACTATTGATGGTGTCAAGATTGACTTTGAAAATGAATGGGTGCACTTGCGCAAATCAAACACAGAGCCTATAATCAGGATCTATACTGAAGCAAGATCACAGGAACAAGCTAACCAACTCGCTGACCGCTTCATTGCGGAACTCGAGGTGATAGCTCAACAGCACGCGTAGCATCCTTGAGAGAAGTTTTCCAACGCTTGTGCGACCACAAGTAATATTCTGGCTGGCGTTTGATTTGGTCTTCTAACAATTCAAAGAAACAATCGGTTACCATCCAGTCGACTTCTTTTGAAGCATCATCAGTGATTTTTTCAAAAGTAGCATGATAAAAACCACGTTTTAGTTTCTTTACTCTCAAGAAGAAAACTGGCATCCCATATTGTTTTGCCATGCGCTCACCACCCTTAAGTACCGCAGTAGTTCTTTCAAAAAACTGTGTAAAATACTGTGCTTTATAAGGTTTAGGTGCTTGATCTGCCACCAGCGCGTACAGTCCAGTAACGCTCTTTTGGCTTTGTCTAATCAAGTTGTAGGCTTTCTTCATAGGTAAGAGAGTAGTGCCAAATTTTGATCTCACTTCTCTTATTAATTTGTCAAAATAAGGATTCTTGATCGGTTTGTAAACCGCATAGGATTGGTGTTCTAGAGCCTCGTCCAGAGCGATGGTCCATTCATAACTAGCCTGGTGCCCTAGCATGATGACTACTGGTTGTTCCGCTTTCGCGAAAGCGTTAACAACATCAACATTATCACAGGTAAAGCGCTTTTCAACTTGGGTCTTGCTTATACCCAATGATTTAATAATCTCTATAAAATTGTCGCAAAAGTGCTGCATGCTTTCACGTGCGATCCTTTTTTTCTCCTGATAAGACTTTTCTGGGAAAGCAATATCTAGATTATTCATGATCACCTTCTTACGATATCTTGTTAGGTAATAAACAATGACAAAAACCAGATCGCTAATGCGATACAGCAACCAAAAAGGCAAGCGAGCCAGCACCCAAATGAACGGGTAAACAAGATAAAATACAAAGGCTTGCATGGGTTGGGTTTTGGCAAATATAGTATCTTGTCTGCTAAGAGAATTATCCTATGTTTTCAAATATTGATCTTGTAACTATTGTCATCATTGGTGTTACCTGTCTAGTTAGTTTTAAGGGCTTTCAAGATTTTGTGTTTTTTGACAATTATAAATTCAATATAGGTGGTATCCAACGTGGTGAACAGTATAGATTTTTTTCTAGTGGATTCTTGCATCTAGATATTCAACATTTGTTATTCAATATGTTGACCCTATACTTTTTTGCTTGGATTGTGATAGAAAGCTTAGGGACAATACCGTTTTTAATTGTTTATCTGGTGAGTATGTTAGGTGGTAATTTACTGAGTTACCTATTTCATAAAGATGAATACCAGTACAGTGCGATAGGAGCCAGTGGTGCCGTGTCTGGAATTATATATGCTGGAATCTTGCTTTTTCCCGAAATGATGATTTACGGCATTATTCCGGGCTACATTTTTGGAATAGGGTATTTAATCTATACGATTTATGGAATTAAGAATAGAATTGGGAATATTGGTCATGATGCGCACTTTGGTGGTGCTGCAACAGGATATGCCATTACCTTGATTTATGATCCTCAATTGATTTTTCAAGAAACTTTAATTGTGGTGGCCTTACTCATCCCAATCATCATCTTATTTATCTTGATGAAGCTGGGCAAGATCTAGTCTAATAGTCTAGATAATTTTTCATGCAGTGCCTGACCTCTCAAATCCTTACCTATGATGATACCATTTTCATCTAATAGGAAGCTTGCCGGTATGCCTTTTACCTGATACTTTTTGGCAATAGGGTCGCTCCAGTGAGCAAGTCTTGAAATATGATTCCATGCGAGACTATCTTGCTTTATCGCTGCTACCCATTTCTCTTTTTCGCCAGGTTTATCTAGGCTTACACCTATGATATTAAATCCGCTATCATGATATTTATTGTAAGCGCTGACAATATTCAGATTTTCCTTGCGACAAGGGCCACACCAGGATGCCCAAAAATCTACCAAGGTGACCTTGCCTAAGACTTCAGGTAATTTTATGATGCTACCATCTGGACTGCGACCTTCAAAATAAGGAGCTTTGCTGCCTATGGCTACGGTTTCTAAATCCGCTAGATCCCTATCTAGCATTTTGGCATCTGGATGTTGCTTCATCCGATCTGATAGCATGTTATATACTTCTCGTGACTCTTTAGGTGTAATGAGTGCGCCGATAGCCATCTCACTTAAATACACAAGGTTTAATGGATCGTCTGGAGATTCCTGGATAATTGAAATTAATGAATCGGTAAACACGTTAGTACGATTTTCAAGCTTTTCTAACGCGATAATGCTGCGTGCGGAATCATTCCTAGCCGTACGAGCTGATTGCTTTAAGTCTAGGTATACTTTTTTGAACTTTTCTCTGGCTTTTGAATAGCTCTCATACCTTTGATTGATTGGTCCACCTTGAATGGTAGATGCCTCAATATTACTTTTATTCAAAGCTATTTGTACTGCATCATTTTCTGATAAGAAGATGGCAAACCCTGAACTTCCGTCTAATGATAAAAATCGCTTACGATTGTAATCGACTTTATCTAGTTCACCAAAGTCAAACTCGTTGTTCATGACGATCGCAGTATCAATGCGCTTTAATTGACCATTGAGCTCGTTGACCTCAAAAAGATAAATACGCATGCCATTTAAAACATCTGGAGCTATTCCTGTTATTCTAGGCTCTGCTGGCTTGTAGTCTTTACATCCATTGAACAATAAAGCTACAGCTATGAATAGGAAAATGTGGCGCATTATTTTTTATTCAAAAATAGCTTTTAGGTAGTAATCCTCAAAGGTTAAAGAAATACAAAAGAACTGTGTATAAACCGCTAGGGCTCTAGAATTAGTATCTTTATCTATTAAGATATGGCAAAGAAAAAGCACGATTATAAA
This window harbors:
- a CDS encoding lysophospholipid acyltransferase family protein; this translates as MQAFVFYLVYPFIWVLARLPFWLLYRISDLVFVIVYYLTRYRKKVIMNNLDIAFPEKSYQEKKRIARESMQHFCDNFIEIIKSLGISKTQVEKRFTCDNVDVVNAFAKAEQPVVIMLGHQASYEWTIALDEALEHQSYAVYKPIKNPYFDKLIREVRSKFGTTLLPMKKAYNLIRQSQKSVTGLYALVADQAPKPYKAQYFTQFFERTTAVLKGGERMAKQYGMPVFFLRVKKLKRGFYHATFEKITDDASKEVDWMVTDCFFELLEDQIKRQPEYYLWSHKRWKTSLKDATRAVELSPRVPQ
- the glmM gene encoding phosphoglucosamine mutase, producing MTLIKSISGIRGTIGGRPSDNLTPLDAVKFASAYGKWIKEASGKKSPVVVIGRDARISGAMIQSLVQNTLIGMGCNVVDLGLSTTPTVEIAVPAEKADGGIILTASHNPKQWNALKLLNNKGEFLDGVEGQKILDAAAAEDFEYAEVDDLGTVSERDDYIDIHIQQVLDLKEVEVEAIKSAGFKVVVDGVNSTGGIAVPALCKALGVEVIELYCDPTGHFPHNPEPLKEHLGDLCKAVVEHEADFGITVDPDVDRLAFITEEGEMFGEEYTLVACADFILSRVKGNTVSNLSSSRALHDVTVKHGGTYTAAAVGEVNVVKKMKEVNAVIGGEGNGGIIYPDSHYGRDALVGIALFMSLLTEKKVKVSELRASYPSYFMGKKKVQLTPGMPVDAILEDVKQQYLNENLTTIDGVKIDFENEWVHLRKSNTEPIIRIYTEARSQEQANQLADRFIAELEVIAQQHA
- a CDS encoding rhomboid family intramembrane serine protease, whose amino-acid sequence is MFSNIDLVTIVIIGVTCLVSFKGFQDFVFFDNYKFNIGGIQRGEQYRFFSSGFLHLDIQHLLFNMLTLYFFAWIVIESLGTIPFLIVYLVSMLGGNLLSYLFHKDEYQYSAIGASGAVSGIIYAGILLFPEMMIYGIIPGYIFGIGYLIYTIYGIKNRIGNIGHDAHFGGAATGYAITLIYDPQLIFQETLIVVALLIPIIILFILMKLGKI
- a CDS encoding TlpA disulfide reductase family protein; translation: MRHIFLFIAVALLFNGCKDYKPAEPRITGIAPDVLNGMRIYLFEVNELNGQLKRIDTAIVMNNEFDFGELDKVDYNRKRFLSLDGSSGFAIFLSENDAVQIALNKSNIEASTIQGGPINQRYESYSKAREKFKKVYLDLKQSARTARNDSARSIIALEKLENRTNVFTDSLISIIQESPDDPLNLVYLSEMAIGALITPKESREVYNMLSDRMKQHPDAKMLDRDLADLETVAIGSKAPYFEGRSPDGSIIKLPEVLGKVTLVDFWASWCGPCRKENLNIVSAYNKYHDSGFNIIGVSLDKPGEKEKWVAAIKQDSLAWNHISRLAHWSDPIAKKYQVKGIPASFLLDENGIIIGKDLRGQALHEKLSRLLD
- a CDS encoding acyl carrier protein phosphodiesterase, producing the protein MNYLAHVYLSGDDKELRIGNFIADSVRGKNFKMFPRRVSDGIILHRKIDTYTDSHPIVSQSKEIIRPKYGLWSSVIIDLFYDHFLAAQWSEYNEMQLLPFTENFYADLKEYYAVLPSKVQRFLPIMIEYNWLYSYRTVEGMSRILHQMNKRTRGKSKMQFAAIDLEKHYNVLQSHFDQYMAELEEYVSHQKESLTNMDRL